One genomic window of Nitrosopumilus sp. includes the following:
- a CDS encoding hydroxymethylglutaryl-CoA reductase, degradative, giving the protein MPDSSISKFFEKSRKDRLEIIANFAQLSNDEINILQNENGGISFDKADKMVENAIGTFSLPLGIATNFKINGKDYLVPMVIEEPSVIAAASKGAKISRIKGGFEVSMTESYSIGQVQILDVVDISSAISQIKYFSSEIIQLANSKSNTLSKIGKGAKEISCKEIDTPSGKMLIVELLIDVGDAMGANVTNTMCEAISPLIEKITGGRVLLRILSNYSTRRIAKAKAVFEKEAVGGENIVDNIIMAFEFADNDVYRAVTHNKGIMNGIIAVANAVGQDSRAIEAAANAYAAKSGQYRSLSNWSKDNEGNLVGVLEIPLSVGIVGGIVNVHPVAKICTKILGVTSAQELACVIIATGLAQNYSAIRALSTEGIQKGHMRLHARNLAAAAGATPDQIDEIVQKMIEEKTISLDKAKKILFDFNNL; this is encoded by the coding sequence ATGCCAGATTCGTCAATTTCAAAATTCTTTGAAAAATCAAGAAAAGATAGGTTGGAAATAATTGCAAATTTTGCGCAACTATCCAATGATGAAATAAATATTTTACAAAATGAAAATGGAGGAATTTCTTTTGATAAAGCAGATAAAATGGTAGAAAATGCCATTGGTACCTTTTCACTTCCTTTAGGAATTGCAACAAACTTCAAAATTAATGGAAAAGACTATCTCGTCCCAATGGTTATTGAGGAACCATCTGTAATTGCAGCTGCATCTAAAGGGGCAAAAATTTCAAGAATAAAAGGTGGATTTGAAGTTTCTATGACTGAATCTTATAGTATCGGTCAAGTGCAAATACTGGACGTAGTTGATATCTCATCAGCCATTTCACAAATCAAATACTTCTCAAGTGAAATTATTCAACTAGCTAATTCTAAAAGTAATACTCTGTCTAAAATAGGAAAAGGCGCAAAAGAGATCTCTTGTAAAGAAATTGATACACCTTCTGGTAAAATGCTAATTGTGGAACTTTTAATTGATGTGGGTGATGCAATGGGTGCTAATGTTACAAATACAATGTGTGAAGCCATTTCGCCGTTAATAGAAAAGATTACAGGTGGCAGAGTACTACTTCGTATTTTGTCTAACTATTCAACCAGAAGAATTGCAAAAGCAAAAGCTGTATTTGAAAAAGAAGCAGTTGGAGGTGAAAATATTGTTGATAATATTATCATGGCATTTGAATTTGCAGATAATGACGTGTATAGGGCAGTTACCCACAATAAAGGAATCATGAATGGAATAATTGCTGTTGCAAATGCAGTTGGTCAAGATAGTAGGGCCATTGAAGCTGCTGCAAATGCATATGCTGCAAAATCTGGACAATACCGTTCACTTAGTAACTGGAGTAAAGATAATGAAGGTAATTTAGTTGGAGTTTTGGAAATACCTCTTTCAGTTGGTATTGTTGGTGGGATTGTAAATGTTCATCCTGTGGCTAAGATATGTACAAAGATTCTTGGAGTTACATCAGCACAAGAACTTGCATGTGTAATAATTGCCACTGGTTTGGCTCAAAATTATAGCGCTATTAGAGCTCTTTCAACTGAAGGAATTCAAAAAGGACATATGCGTTTGCATGCAAGAAATCTTGCAGCAGCAGCTGGTGCTACACCTGATCAAATAGATGAAATTGTTCAAAAAATGATTGAAGAAAAGACAATTTCACTTGATAAAGCAAAGAAAATATTGTTTGATTTTAACAATCTATAA
- the guaB gene encoding IMP dehydrogenase: protein MEFKEGLTFDDVLLVPKYSDITSRSQTSLNTQLSRNISINIPFVSANMDTVTESSMAVTMARAGGIGIIHRFLTIKEQSNEVLKVKRSGSVMIENPYSIYLDKSVQDALDYAGDKEISGLLVVDSNSKLVGIITERDLLFADTHMKIKDVMTRDVVTAKPGVTLDESKEILHKHRIEKLPIVDDSGIIRGLITSKDITNNADFPNASKDKKGRPLVGAAVGVKGDFLERSESLLESGVDILVVDIAHGHSENAMSTVRNIKKAFPDCELIAGNIATANGAEDLIKAGVDAVKVGVGSGSICITRVITGSGVPQLTAVMDCAKIGKDYGIPIISDGGTRTSGDATKALAAGASSVMIGSMLGGTDESPGTVLTKNGKRFKVYRGMASLAASIGRKSKETGSISLDDDLNDYVAEGVEAMVPYKGTVTDILKQLTGGVRSGLSYCGAHTIQQMQENAEFIKMSRAGFAESQPHDVSLM from the coding sequence TTGGAATTTAAAGAAGGCTTAACTTTTGACGACGTTCTTCTCGTACCCAAATATTCGGATATTACAAGCCGAAGCCAGACATCGCTAAATACACAACTATCTCGAAATATTTCAATTAACATTCCATTTGTGAGTGCAAATATGGATACAGTAACTGAATCCTCTATGGCTGTGACTATGGCGCGTGCTGGTGGTATAGGAATTATTCACAGATTTTTGACAATAAAAGAACAATCTAATGAAGTTCTCAAAGTAAAACGATCAGGAAGTGTAATGATAGAAAATCCTTACTCTATTTATTTAGACAAGTCTGTTCAAGATGCCCTGGATTATGCAGGAGATAAAGAAATTTCTGGTCTCTTAGTAGTTGATTCTAATTCTAAATTGGTTGGAATAATAACTGAGAGGGATTTGCTTTTTGCTGATACACATATGAAAATCAAAGACGTTATGACTAGAGATGTTGTAACTGCAAAACCTGGTGTTACATTGGATGAATCTAAAGAAATTCTTCACAAACATAGAATTGAAAAATTGCCAATTGTTGATGATTCTGGAATTATTAGGGGATTGATTACAAGTAAGGACATTACAAATAATGCAGATTTTCCAAATGCGTCTAAAGATAAGAAAGGACGACCATTAGTTGGAGCTGCAGTTGGAGTAAAAGGTGACTTTTTGGAAAGAAGTGAATCTCTTTTAGAATCAGGTGTCGATATACTTGTTGTAGATATAGCACATGGACATAGCGAAAATGCCATGAGTACAGTTCGTAATATCAAAAAAGCATTTCCTGATTGTGAATTAATTGCAGGAAATATTGCAACTGCTAATGGAGCTGAGGATTTGATTAAAGCAGGAGTTGATGCAGTAAAGGTTGGTGTAGGTTCTGGTTCAATATGTATAACCAGAGTAATTACAGGTTCTGGTGTTCCCCAATTGACAGCAGTAATGGATTGTGCAAAAATTGGTAAGGACTATGGCATCCCAATAATTTCTGATGGTGGTACTAGAACCTCTGGTGATGCTACAAAAGCTTTGGCCGCTGGTGCTTCATCTGTGATGATAGGCAGTATGTTAGGAGGAACTGATGAATCTCCTGGAACTGTTTTGACTAAAAATGGTAAAAGATTCAAAGTTTATCGAGGAATGGCATCATTAGCTGCTTCTATTGGTAGAAAATCCAAAGAAACAGGCTCAATCTCCTTAGATGATGATCTTAATGATTATGTTGCAGAAGGAGTTGAAGCCATGGTTCCTTACAAAGGAACTGTAACTGATATTCTAAAACAACTTACAGGTGGTGTTCGTTCTGGTTTAAGTTATTGTGGTGCTCATACAATACAACAAATGCAAGAAAATGCAGAATTTATCAAAATGTCAAGAGCTGGATTTGCTGAAAGTCAACCTCATGATGTTTCTTTAATGTAA
- a CDS encoding tetratricopeptide repeat protein: MKDPKINSTLDKGNRLFLQGKLKDAILYYDKILDENPSHISSLNNKGYALSKLKDFDNALKCYNIALQISPNDLSVLVNKISCFRKQGKFVEALSICDKILNENPMYNIALYHKERILFSLKEYDKSILCCNSILNDYPNNGDVLFDKSCSFVMLSKNDEALDLLDHAISQGIQFKVKAKKSKSFEKLSDSSRFQKLVS, from the coding sequence ATGAAAGATCCAAAAATAAACTCCACTTTAGATAAAGGAAATAGATTGTTTTTACAAGGAAAACTAAAAGATGCAATATTATATTACGATAAAATACTTGATGAGAATCCATCACATATTAGCTCCCTTAACAATAAAGGATATGCTCTAAGTAAACTCAAAGATTTTGATAATGCCCTAAAATGCTATAATATCGCTCTTCAGATTTCGCCTAATGATCTTTCCGTTTTAGTTAACAAAATTTCTTGTTTTCGTAAACAAGGAAAATTTGTTGAGGCATTATCAATATGTGATAAAATACTAAATGAAAATCCAATGTATAATATTGCACTATATCATAAAGAACGAATTTTATTTTCTTTGAAGGAATATGATAAATCTATTTTATGCTGTAATAGTATATTGAATGATTATCCTAATAATGGTGATGTCTTATTTGATAAATCATGTAGTTTTGTGATGCTCTCAAAAAATGATGAGGCACTTGATTTACTAGATCATGCAATCTCTCAGGGAATACAATTCAAAGTTAAAGCAAAAAAATCTAAATCGTTTGAAAAGTTATCTGATAGTTCTAGATTTCAAAAATTGGTTTCTTAA
- a CDS encoding exosome complex RNA-binding protein Csl4 gives MSENIIFPGDKLASIEEYEAGYNTFDDGDMVRAATVGKRILDKETRTASIMSPKMLSIPKVEDVVIGTVAAVMSSMIAVSIDYINQKPTTSKVECVCSTRNMRIRNVALVNDIITLKIISHLNGTIHAVIDEPHLGVLYTKCRKCGGKVVTMRDAIKCTECSWIDERKLSTNFGNMDFINLSN, from the coding sequence ATGTCTGAAAATATCATATTTCCAGGTGACAAATTAGCATCTATTGAGGAATATGAGGCTGGATACAACACTTTTGATGATGGTGATATGGTTCGTGCTGCAACAGTAGGCAAAAGAATCCTTGACAAGGAAACACGAACAGCCAGCATTATGAGTCCTAAAATGCTTTCAATTCCTAAAGTGGAAGATGTTGTTATTGGAACAGTAGCAGCAGTTATGTCATCTATGATTGCAGTATCAATTGATTACATAAACCAAAAACCTACAACATCCAAAGTAGAATGTGTGTGTTCTACACGAAATATGCGAATCAGAAATGTGGCGTTGGTTAACGATATAATAACACTAAAAATTATAAGTCATCTTAATGGTACGATTCATGCAGTAATTGATGAACCACATTTAGGAGTTTTATACACAAAATGTAGAAAATGTGGTGGCAAAGTTGTAACAATGCGTGACGCTATAAAATGTACAGAATGTTCATGGATTGATGAAAGGAAACTTTCTACAAACTTTGGTAACATGGATTTTATTAATTTGAGTAACTAA
- a CDS encoding zinc-binding dehydrogenase: protein MKALVYEEYTTTDDFSTILKIKDIPLPEPKPHEVVFKVKVAALNYDDIWGMRGKPLAIPLPHISGTDAAGEVTAIGSDVKNIKIGDRVVSHGNMSCRVCKACTSGREYDCRKRAIWGFETGPLWGGYCEFTHLPEVNVVKIPEGVSYDQAAAASMTLLTSWHMLVGRAKIQPGQLVLIMGGSSGVGTYGIQIAKLFGCTVIATASPDKLDKLLELGADYVIDHRKEDWHKEVKSITKKIPKYGDVPRIDIIFEHIGGSHWNKELTLLNYGGTIVTTGATTGYDAKTDLRHIFFKGINILGSTQGTRAELEQGLYWMSQGKIKSIIDSVYPLERAAEAHTKMLKGKGLFGKILMKPGSD, encoded by the coding sequence ATGAAGGCTTTGGTTTATGAAGAATACACTACTACTGATGATTTTTCTACAATTTTAAAAATTAAAGATATACCTTTACCTGAACCAAAACCACATGAAGTAGTTTTCAAAGTAAAAGTAGCTGCACTCAACTATGATGATATTTGGGGAATGAGGGGCAAACCTTTGGCAATCCCATTACCTCATATTTCTGGAACTGATGCTGCAGGTGAAGTAACTGCAATTGGTAGTGATGTAAAAAATATCAAAATTGGTGACCGAGTAGTTTCTCATGGAAACATGTCATGTAGAGTTTGTAAAGCGTGTACTAGTGGAAGGGAATATGATTGTAGAAAACGAGCTATTTGGGGTTTTGAAACAGGTCCTCTCTGGGGTGGTTATTGTGAATTTACACATCTTCCAGAAGTCAATGTTGTAAAGATTCCAGAAGGAGTATCATATGATCAGGCAGCTGCTGCGTCTATGACTTTGTTAACCTCTTGGCATATGCTTGTTGGTAGAGCAAAAATTCAACCTGGACAATTAGTTTTGATTATGGGTGGAAGTTCTGGTGTTGGAACTTATGGAATTCAAATTGCAAAACTTTTTGGATGTACTGTTATTGCTACTGCCAGTCCTGATAAACTAGACAAACTATTAGAATTGGGAGCTGACTATGTGATAGATCATAGAAAAGAAGACTGGCATAAAGAAGTAAAATCAATTACAAAAAAAATTCCAAAATATGGTGATGTTCCTAGAATTGATATAATTTTTGAACACATTGGTGGCTCTCATTGGAATAAAGAACTTACATTGTTAAATTATGGAGGAACCATAGTAACAACTGGTGCAACTACAGGTTATGATGCAAAAACAGATTTACGTCATATTTTCTTTAAAGGAATTAATATTTTAGGCTCAACCCAAGGAACAAGAGCAGAATTAGAACAAGGTCTCTATTGGATGTCTCAAGGTAAAATAAAATCTATAATCGATTCTGTATATCCATTAGAGAGAGCAGCAGAGGCTCATACAAAAATGCTCAAAGGTAAGGGGCTTTTTGGAAAAATCTTGATGAAACCAGGATCTGACTAG
- the dph2 gene encoding diphthamide biosynthesis enzyme Dph2, whose amino-acid sequence MIVIDEERIFKEIQDKNPASVSLNGPDGILPQVQETAIKISKKFGIPAYILADTTWGTCDLNTNGAKILGSEIQFNIGHTINTESLEKNLVLINAYDDVAFDSVAKKCIDILKGKTVSLVTDSQHLDQVDKVKTILIEGNITVKVGKGKGQLNDGQVFGCEFYPATTLKKEVDAYVFLGQSNFHAAGIALSTNLPTYVLDPYFNEIREITEFAQKLKKKATLAIYKASEAKTFGVIVGLKEGQLSKVFALKIKKELEKEGKKVQLFALTDITNDRLRNFKGIDAFIQVACPRISTDNQFDKPVLSSPQANALLKILRNESIEEYLEIPHWL is encoded by the coding sequence TTGATAGTAATAGATGAAGAAAGAATTTTCAAAGAAATTCAAGATAAAAACCCAGCATCCGTATCACTAAATGGGCCAGATGGAATTTTACCTCAAGTTCAGGAAACTGCCATAAAAATATCAAAAAAATTTGGAATTCCAGCTTATATTTTAGCAGATACAACATGGGGAACATGTGATCTTAACACAAATGGCGCAAAAATTCTTGGTTCTGAAATTCAATTTAACATTGGACATACAATTAACACAGAATCACTAGAAAAAAATTTGGTTTTAATCAATGCATATGATGATGTAGCATTTGACAGTGTTGCCAAAAAGTGTATAGATATACTGAAAGGAAAAACAGTCTCTTTGGTTACAGATAGTCAACATTTAGATCAAGTAGATAAAGTAAAGACAATTCTAATAGAAGGTAATATTACAGTTAAAGTTGGAAAGGGAAAAGGACAGTTAAACGATGGTCAAGTTTTTGGTTGCGAGTTTTATCCTGCTACAACACTAAAAAAAGAAGTTGATGCTTATGTATTTTTGGGACAAAGTAATTTTCATGCAGCAGGAATTGCACTGTCAACAAATTTACCAACTTATGTTTTAGATCCTTACTTTAATGAAATAAGAGAAATTACAGAATTTGCACAGAAATTAAAAAAGAAAGCTACTCTTGCAATATACAAAGCATCTGAAGCAAAAACATTTGGAGTTATTGTAGGATTAAAAGAAGGACAGTTATCAAAAGTATTTGCTTTAAAAATTAAAAAAGAATTAGAAAAAGAAGGAAAAAAAGTCCAGTTGTTTGCACTAACTGATATTACAAATGACAGATTAAGAAATTTCAAGGGAATAGACGCTTTTATTCAAGTAGCATGTCCAAGAATTTCTACGGATAATCAGTTTGACAAGCCAGTTTTATCTAGTCCTCAAGCAAATGCACTCCTCAAGATTTTACGAAATGAGAGTATAGAGGAATATCTTGAAATTCCACATTGGTTATAA
- a CDS encoding PQQ-dependent sugar dehydrogenase — protein sequence MDKKIQIIAVAIAVVFSIFVLTSPSDPILLPEPHSNTKSDFVTIIAKNLDKPRAIAISDDRIFVTEKDGFIRVIQDNILLESPLASLRPANVFDGGLLGIALHPNFSNNHYIYVFLTYDEDGNLWNKILRITESKNKLQDAQTIFDKIPGSSFSNGGFIKFGPDGKLYVGTGTVSDSSHLPQDLNSLSGKILRLNDDGTIPDDNPFSNSPVYALGFRNPQGMTWDDDGNLYIAEFGPEKNDEINLVHAGKNYGWPEQQCSGNKKFENAILCYDPSIEPGGILFYSGNTLNFEFPFIMASMRATNLYQLDFEEGLSSQKSILSGIGRVRDVVQGPDGSIYVITSNTDGKGFPDSMDDKLLRILK from the coding sequence ATGGATAAGAAAATTCAAATCATTGCAGTTGCAATTGCTGTGGTTTTTTCTATATTTGTTTTAACTTCACCATCAGATCCAATTCTATTACCTGAACCTCATTCAAATACCAAAAGTGATTTTGTAACTATCATAGCTAAAAATCTTGACAAACCTCGTGCAATTGCTATTTCTGATGATAGAATTTTTGTTACAGAAAAGGATGGATTTATCAGAGTCATTCAAGACAATATACTGTTAGAATCCCCATTGGCATCATTAAGACCTGCTAATGTATTTGATGGCGGATTGTTAGGAATTGCACTGCACCCTAATTTTTCTAATAATCATTACATCTATGTATTTCTGACTTATGATGAGGATGGAAATTTATGGAATAAAATACTGAGAATTACTGAATCTAAAAATAAACTCCAAGATGCTCAAACTATATTTGATAAAATCCCTGGTTCTTCTTTTAGTAATGGTGGCTTTATAAAATTTGGACCTGATGGAAAATTGTATGTAGGAACAGGAACTGTGTCTGATTCGTCGCATCTTCCTCAAGATCTTAATTCTCTATCTGGAAAAATCCTAAGACTAAATGATGATGGTACAATACCTGATGATAATCCATTTTCTAATTCACCTGTGTATGCATTGGGGTTTAGAAATCCACAGGGAATGACTTGGGATGATGATGGAAATTTGTATATTGCAGAATTTGGACCTGAAAAAAATGATGAAATTAATTTAGTTCATGCAGGGAAAAACTATGGATGGCCTGAACAACAATGTTCTGGTAATAAAAAATTTGAAAATGCTATTCTTTGTTATGATCCAAGCATAGAACCCGGAGGCATTCTGTTTTATTCTGGGAACACCCTTAACTTTGAATTTCCGTTCATAATGGCTTCAATGAGAGCTACTAATCTTTATCAACTAGATTTTGAAGAAGGATTGAGTTCTCAAAAATCAATTCTTAGTGGTATTGGACGTGTTCGTGATGTCGTACAAGGCCCAGATGGAAGCATCTATGTAATTACTTCAAATACCGATGGAAAAGGTTTTCCAGATAGTATGGATGATAAACTATTGAGGATATTAAAATAA
- the pheA gene encoding prephenate dehydratase, producing the protein MIHVSFQGERGAYSEAAAKSFFNKDIQTVPLATFAEVLENTSSDKTEYAILPVENSLEGSVGESYDLLYSTSLNATGEIYHRIEHCLIGTGKLEEVNLVYSHPQALGQCRRFIEDHNMKTIPSYDTSGSVKIVKELNRKDCASIASKDAAGIYKMPIISENIANNLNNYTRFLILSKTNSIKTGKDKTSIIFSIKHEPGSLYRIIKNFYKNNVNLTKIESRPTKSNTWEYNFYVDFEGHQNNPKISEMLEKIKQETLFMKVLGSYPSAKLS; encoded by the coding sequence ATGATTCATGTTTCGTTCCAAGGTGAACGAGGAGCATACAGTGAAGCTGCAGCAAAATCATTTTTTAATAAAGATATTCAAACTGTACCCCTCGCTACATTTGCAGAAGTATTAGAAAACACATCTAGTGATAAAACAGAATACGCAATTTTACCAGTGGAAAACTCATTAGAAGGAAGTGTTGGTGAAAGTTATGATTTACTATATTCAACATCTCTTAATGCAACAGGTGAGATATATCATAGAATTGAGCATTGTTTAATTGGAACTGGTAAATTGGAGGAAGTCAACTTGGTTTATTCTCATCCCCAAGCTTTAGGTCAATGTAGAAGATTTATCGAAGACCATAATATGAAAACAATTCCATCGTATGATACTTCAGGAAGTGTAAAAATTGTAAAAGAGTTAAACAGAAAAGATTGTGCAAGCATAGCCAGCAAAGATGCAGCTGGAATATACAAAATGCCAATTATTTCAGAGAACATTGCAAATAATCTAAATAATTATACACGATTTTTGATCCTATCAAAGACAAACAGTATAAAAACAGGCAAGGACAAAACATCAATAATATTTTCAATAAAACATGAGCCAGGTTCACTATACAGAATCATAAAGAATTTTTACAAAAACAATGTTAATCTTACAAAGATAGAATCAAGGCCAACCAAATCAAATACGTGGGAGTATAATTTCTATGTAGATTTTGAGGGACATCAAAATAATCCTAAAATTTCAGAAATGTTAGAAAAAATAAAACAAGAAACACTGTTCATGAAAGTTTTAGGTTCGTATCCATCTGCAAAATTAAGCTAA
- a CDS encoding tRNA(Ile)(2)-agmatinylcytidine synthase: MEKETILNVGFDDTDSPKGMCTTFLAYKIVNLLQKQKTEFLDFPRLIRFNPNIPWKTRGNGAVSFKIKTKEPSKTKNQIKNLVSKYSDVKNGANPGLVFFESNTIPSDFISFSNLALWQLISRNNAKKFAKKNNLDIFYQGNGQGLIGAIGAIGYDFHDHTLELLSYRKKPKFGKTRKLSSKSVKIMQEKTFPYTFNSFDSKKGRILIIPHGPDPVFYGVRGENIDSLIYATKILKSDEKLDGYMIFKSNQGTSDHLRNELNFENMKPYASGKITGIVSNSPKIVKGGHVFFKILSKNHEFWCAVYKPTGISTIASNLIIGDEICVGGGVRKASKNFPRIINLEFLDVINLKKNTISSNPLCKKCNKKMKSKGYNQRFECVRCGNKFPKKIIIEIPRKIKKQLYLPKVSAHRHLTRPLQRIGIINKTTKFDKSLSWFCVYDN; this comes from the coding sequence ATGGAAAAAGAAACTATCCTTAATGTCGGATTTGATGATACTGATTCTCCAAAGGGGATGTGTACTACTTTTCTAGCCTACAAAATTGTTAATTTACTCCAAAAGCAGAAAACCGAATTTCTTGATTTTCCAAGATTAATTAGATTTAATCCTAACATTCCATGGAAAACTAGAGGTAATGGTGCAGTTTCCTTTAAAATTAAAACAAAAGAGCCATCCAAAACTAAAAACCAAATTAAAAATCTTGTTTCAAAATACTCTGATGTCAAAAATGGTGCAAACCCAGGATTAGTATTTTTTGAGAGTAACACTATTCCCTCTGACTTTATTAGTTTTAGCAATTTAGCGTTATGGCAACTAATTAGTAGAAACAATGCAAAAAAATTTGCTAAAAAAAATAATTTAGACATTTTTTATCAAGGTAACGGACAAGGGTTAATTGGTGCAATTGGTGCAATTGGATATGATTTTCATGATCATACATTGGAGCTTTTGAGTTATAGAAAAAAACCAAAGTTTGGAAAAACAAGAAAACTTTCAAGTAAAAGTGTAAAAATTATGCAAGAAAAAACTTTCCCTTATACGTTTAACAGTTTTGATTCAAAGAAAGGACGAATTCTAATTATTCCTCATGGCCCTGACCCAGTTTTTTATGGTGTTAGAGGTGAAAACATTGATTCTCTAATCTATGCTACAAAGATTCTCAAAAGTGATGAAAAATTAGATGGATATATGATCTTTAAATCTAATCAAGGAACTTCTGATCACTTGAGAAATGAATTAAATTTTGAGAATATGAAACCATATGCTTCTGGAAAAATTACTGGAATTGTGTCAAATTCACCAAAAATTGTTAAAGGTGGTCATGTTTTTTTTAAAATTCTTTCTAAAAATCATGAATTTTGGTGTGCTGTTTACAAACCTACAGGAATTTCAACTATTGCGTCAAATTTGATAATAGGAGATGAAATTTGTGTAGGCGGTGGAGTTAGAAAGGCTTCAAAAAATTTTCCTCGAATAATAAATTTAGAATTTCTTGATGTCATCAATCTTAAAAAAAACACTATCTCCTCAAATCCTCTTTGTAAAAAATGTAATAAAAAAATGAAATCAAAAGGATATAATCAAAGATTTGAGTGTGTTCGATGTGGGAATAAATTTCCCAAAAAAATAATAATCGAAATTCCACGAAAAATAAAAAAACAACTATATCTTCCAAAAGTGTCTGCACATAGACATCTGACAAGGCCTTTACAACGAATTGGAATAATTAACAAAACTACAAAATTTGATAAATCTCTTTCGTGGTTTTGTGTTTATGACAATTAA